From the Rhizobium brockwellii genome, one window contains:
- a CDS encoding LysR substrate-binding domain-containing protein, whose product MHEPIESDLLRTFLVVAETSNFSAAAQRIGRTQSAVSSQIKRLEQTIGETLFERGARGVLLTRQGIQLVPYARRIIDLLNEAAATIRSKPLDGPVRIGIPEEYSQTVLPAALAAFAVRHPAVEVTVSCDYTVRNLAALERGELDLAVVFDWSDETKGEVICIDPTVWVTSMVHRLHDINPLPIATYRNSTWSRDFALRSLEQIGRNYRIAFIADTGSGLKNAVIAGLAVTTLSRSNIPPGCRELTAEDGFPPVDSSKVVLRRSTYRSSEAVRELAEMIRDAFQPIPASPMT is encoded by the coding sequence ATGCACGAGCCGATTGAGAGCGACCTGCTGAGAACCTTTCTTGTCGTCGCCGAGACGTCGAACTTCTCCGCGGCCGCTCAGCGCATCGGGCGGACGCAGTCGGCCGTCAGCAGCCAGATCAAGAGGCTGGAGCAGACGATCGGGGAAACGCTGTTCGAGCGCGGCGCCCGCGGCGTGCTGCTCACACGCCAAGGCATACAGCTGGTGCCCTACGCCCGCAGGATCATCGACCTTTTGAACGAGGCCGCCGCGACGATCCGCAGCAAACCGCTGGATGGACCGGTGCGTATCGGAATTCCCGAGGAATACAGCCAGACGGTACTGCCGGCGGCGCTCGCGGCTTTCGCCGTACGCCACCCGGCCGTCGAGGTGACCGTGTCCTGCGATTATACCGTCCGCAACCTGGCCGCCCTCGAGCGGGGCGAACTCGATCTGGCCGTCGTTTTCGATTGGAGCGATGAGACGAAAGGCGAGGTCATCTGCATTGATCCCACAGTCTGGGTGACGTCGATGGTCCACCGGCTGCACGACATCAATCCCCTGCCGATTGCGACCTATCGCAACTCCACCTGGTCGCGCGATTTTGCGCTCCGGTCGCTGGAGCAGATCGGCCGCAATTACAGGATCGCCTTCATCGCCGATACCGGCTCGGGGCTGAAGAATGCCGTGATTGCCGGCCTTGCCGTGACTACGCTTTCCCGCAGCAATATACCGCCCGGCTGCCGGGAGCTGACCGCCGAAGACGGTTTCCCGCCGGTCGATTCCTCCAAGGTCGTGCTCCGCCGAAGCACCTACCGTTCCAGCGAGGCCGTTCGGGAACTTGCTGAGATGATACGGGACGCGTTCCAGCCTATACCAGCATCTCCGATGACGTGA
- a CDS encoding GlxA family transcriptional regulator, giving the protein MDGDALQFRKQSIHYRSSQEGILLQRSTERLDIDLLVLPDANLILIASVIEPLRGANRISGSELYRWRLLTPDGAPVLTTSNIAVPAQGTFMATTEDAPLFVLASYNWRRSATPALKMQLSQAARYRTVIAGIESGTWLLAEASLLDGLPATVHWEDYEDFALAYPEVRAVKDRFVIDGKRLTTSGSLPTVDLMLEVIRRRQGYSLALEVSRLFRYEQPSFHADEPLSAASAGLRMHDPRVTQAVRLMEEHIEQPLVLARLARRVGISARHLQDLFQQSIGAPPHVHYLALRLNAARRKVIETTASFADIAAATGFNSASAFARSYRASFSESPSDTRRRLRRRITSSEMLV; this is encoded by the coding sequence ATGGATGGCGATGCGTTGCAATTTCGGAAGCAATCGATACATTATCGGAGCTCACAGGAGGGGATCTTGCTGCAGCGATCGACGGAACGGCTCGATATCGACCTTCTCGTCCTGCCGGACGCGAACCTGATCCTGATCGCCTCGGTCATCGAGCCGCTGCGTGGCGCCAATCGCATTTCCGGCAGCGAACTCTATCGCTGGCGGCTGCTGACGCCGGACGGAGCGCCGGTTCTGACCACCAGCAATATTGCCGTGCCCGCGCAAGGCACTTTCATGGCGACGACCGAGGATGCGCCGCTGTTCGTGCTGGCCAGCTACAACTGGCGCCGAAGTGCTACGCCGGCGCTAAAGATGCAGCTCTCCCAGGCCGCCCGCTATCGCACGGTGATTGCCGGCATCGAGTCCGGCACCTGGCTGCTGGCCGAAGCCAGCCTGCTCGACGGACTGCCGGCGACTGTCCACTGGGAGGACTACGAGGATTTTGCGCTGGCTTATCCTGAGGTGCGAGCCGTCAAGGATCGTTTCGTCATCGACGGCAAACGGCTGACGACCTCGGGTTCGCTTCCGACCGTCGACCTGATGCTGGAGGTGATCCGACGAAGGCAGGGTTATTCCCTGGCGCTGGAGGTCAGCCGGCTGTTCCGTTACGAGCAGCCTTCCTTTCATGCCGATGAGCCGCTTTCCGCAGCCTCAGCCGGGTTGCGCATGCACGATCCCCGCGTGACGCAGGCAGTACGGCTGATGGAGGAGCATATCGAGCAGCCTCTGGTCCTGGCACGGCTCGCCCGCCGGGTGGGAATCAGCGCCCGGCATCTGCAGGATCTCTTCCAGCAGAGCATCGGCGCGCCGCCGCATGTGCACTATCTGGCGCTGCGCCTGAATGCGGCGCGCCGCAAGGTGATCGAGACGACAGCATCTTTCGCCGACATCGCCGCCGCGACCGGCTTCAACTCGGCGTCGGCCTTTGCGAGAAGCTACCGGGCGAGTTTTTCCGAGAGCCCGTCGGACACCCGGCGCCGCTTGCGCCGCCGCATCACGTCATCGGAGATGCTGGTATAG
- a CDS encoding 3-keto-5-aminohexanoate cleavage protein, translating into MPLAMNRDVFITCAVTGAGDTVSRSSHVPITPKQIADSAIDAAKAGAAVVHCHVRDPETGAASRRNDLYREVTDRIRSADVDVVLNLTAGMGGDLIFGDVESPLPLNPKGTDMAGATERVSHVAECLPEICTLDCGTMNFNLGDYVMTNTPAMLRAMAKKMTDLGVRPEIEAFDTGHLWFAKQLAEEGLIEDPVLIQLCMGIPWGAPDDLNTFMAMVNNVPESWTFSAFSIGRNAMAYPAAAVLAGGNVRVGLEDNLFVGKGQLATNAELVEKAVQVVEGMGARIIGPEDVRKKLKLTKR; encoded by the coding sequence ATGCCTCTTGCGATGAACCGCGATGTCTTCATCACCTGCGCCGTCACCGGCGCCGGCGACACGGTTTCCAGATCCAGCCACGTGCCGATCACTCCCAAGCAGATCGCCGATTCCGCCATCGACGCGGCAAAGGCCGGTGCTGCGGTCGTTCACTGCCATGTCCGCGATCCGGAAACGGGTGCCGCCAGCCGCCGTAACGATCTCTACAGGGAAGTCACCGACCGCATCCGCTCGGCGGATGTCGACGTCGTCCTCAATCTCACCGCCGGCATGGGCGGGGATCTGATCTTCGGGGATGTCGAGAGTCCCCTTCCCCTCAATCCGAAGGGAACGGACATGGCGGGCGCCACCGAGCGCGTCAGTCATGTCGCCGAATGCCTGCCCGAGATCTGCACGCTCGACTGCGGCACGATGAACTTCAACCTCGGCGACTATGTCATGACCAACACGCCGGCCATGCTGCGGGCGATGGCGAAGAAGATGACCGATCTCGGCGTCCGCCCCGAGATCGAGGCCTTCGACACCGGCCATCTCTGGTTTGCCAAGCAGCTTGCCGAGGAAGGTCTGATCGAAGACCCGGTGCTGATCCAGCTCTGCATGGGCATTCCGTGGGGCGCGCCCGACGATCTCAACACCTTCATGGCGATGGTCAACAACGTGCCTGAGAGCTGGACCTTCTCAGCCTTTTCGATCGGCCGCAACGCCATGGCCTATCCGGCGGCAGCCGTTCTCGCCGGCGGCAACGTGCGCGTCGGCCTGGAGGACAACCTCTTTGTCGGCAAGGGCCAGCTCGCCACCAATGCTGAGCTCGTCGAAAAGGCCGTGCAAGTGGTCGAAGGCATGGGCGCCCGGATCATCGGTCCGGAAGACGTCCGCAAGAAACTCAAACTGACGAAGCGCTGA
- a CDS encoding carnitine 3-dehydrogenase, protein MTGINKAACIGGGVIGGGWIARFLLAGIDVNVFDPHPEASRIVGEVIANAEKAYAMLTGAPLPPRGRLTFCDTLEKAVTGADWIQESVPERLDLKRGVLTQIDAVARPDALIGSSTSGLLPTDLQRDMKHPERLFVAHPYNPVYLLPLVEIVGGEKTSAATIKAAMERLPPIGMKGVHIAKEIEAFVGDRLLEALWREALWLIHDDICTVETLDDVIRYSFGLRWAQMGLFQTYRIAGGEAGMRHFLAQFGPCLAWPWTKLTDVVDLDDALIEKIGRQSDEQAAGLSIRELERIRDENLVGILQALKGGHDGKGWGAGKLLKDFEQSLWAQGGRATTSFDPSKPLRLVETKVGPAWVDYNGHMTEHRYLQVFGDTSDALLRLIGVDLAYVEAGHSYYTVETHIRHLGEAKLGQAIHSTCRILDVDDKRLHVFHTLYDTVTGEALATAEHMLLHVDSKAGKATPAPAVILDKVKAIAEVHASLAAPEGVGRHVGQKR, encoded by the coding sequence ATGACAGGGATCAACAAGGCAGCATGCATCGGCGGCGGCGTCATCGGCGGCGGATGGATCGCGCGTTTTCTGCTGGCCGGCATCGACGTGAACGTGTTCGATCCGCATCCGGAAGCAAGCCGCATCGTCGGCGAAGTCATCGCCAACGCCGAAAAAGCCTATGCCATGCTGACCGGCGCACCGCTGCCGCCGCGCGGCAGGCTGACCTTCTGCGACACGCTGGAGAAAGCTGTCACCGGCGCCGACTGGATTCAGGAGAGCGTGCCGGAAAGGCTCGATCTCAAGCGTGGCGTGCTGACGCAAATCGATGCCGTGGCACGGCCGGACGCGCTGATCGGCTCTTCCACGTCAGGCCTGCTACCGACCGATCTGCAGCGCGACATGAAGCATCCCGAGCGCCTCTTCGTCGCCCATCCCTATAATCCCGTCTATCTGCTGCCGCTCGTCGAAATCGTCGGCGGCGAGAAGACTTCGGCTGCGACCATCAAGGCAGCGATGGAACGCTTGCCGCCGATCGGCATGAAGGGCGTCCACATCGCCAAGGAAATCGAGGCCTTCGTCGGCGACCGGTTGCTCGAAGCTCTGTGGCGCGAGGCCCTGTGGCTGATCCACGACGATATCTGCACCGTCGAGACGCTTGATGACGTCATCCGCTACTCTTTCGGCCTGCGCTGGGCGCAGATGGGCCTGTTCCAGACCTACCGCATTGCCGGCGGCGAGGCCGGGATGCGCCACTTCCTCGCCCAGTTCGGCCCCTGCCTTGCCTGGCCCTGGACCAAGCTCACCGATGTCGTCGATCTCGACGATGCGCTGATCGAAAAGATCGGCCGGCAATCCGACGAACAGGCGGCCGGCCTGTCGATCCGCGAGCTCGAACGCATCCGCGACGAAAATCTCGTCGGCATCCTGCAGGCTCTCAAGGGCGGCCACGACGGCAAGGGCTGGGGCGCCGGCAAGCTGCTGAAGGACTTCGAGCAATCGCTCTGGGCGCAAGGCGGCAGGGCGACCACGTCTTTCGACCCGTCGAAGCCGCTGCGGCTCGTCGAGACGAAGGTCGGCCCCGCCTGGGTCGACTATAACGGCCATATGACCGAACACCGCTACCTGCAGGTTTTCGGCGATACCTCAGATGCGCTGCTACGCCTCATCGGCGTGGATCTCGCCTATGTCGAGGCGGGTCACAGCTACTACACGGTGGAAACCCACATCCGCCATCTCGGCGAGGCGAAGCTCGGGCAGGCGATCCATTCGACCTGCCGGATCCTTGATGTCGACGACAAGCGGCTGCACGTCTTCCACACGCTCTATGACACGGTGACGGGCGAGGCTCTGGCAACCGCGGAGCACATGTTGCTGCATGTCGACAGCAAGGCCGGCAAGGCCACGCCGGCGCCGGCCGTCATTCTCGACAAGGTCAAGGCGATCGCCGAAGTGCATGCGAGTTT